GTGATTCTTTTCAAGCACCCGAAACGATGCCGTATTGGTTTTATCAGTCGAAGCCATGATTGATTTTACCTTCGGCTGCATGTAAGCCCAATCAACTAAGCCCTTTACCATTTCTGTCATAAATCCCTGATTCTGAAACTCCTCATAAGTGCCATAACCAATTTCTATTTCACCCTCAGCATTGGGCTCTCCATAAATGCACAGGTCGCCCACCATTCTGTTTTCAGTTTTATAAATGGCTGTCCAGATGGTTGAATACAAATAGTTTTTGCTTTTATCCCTCACATTTGGAATAATGGTCTGCTCTAATGCTTCCTGAAGCTCTGCTGAAACCGACCTTGCCGATTTATTCAGCCTGAGCTCCAATTCCAGAGAGTTATCGCATTTTGCATATTTGATTAACTGCTCATAAGTTAATGGCCTTAATATCAGTCGTTCTGTTTCAATCATTTCAGATTAATCTAAATTAAACCCGGCACCGCCTGCGCAGGAAAGCTTTTTCAATCCCGAAGTTTCGGGATAAAACCCGATTTATTCTTTCATTCAGGCATAATCGCGTTTTCTCAAATTCAATTTTACCTTCAATCCATTTTCTGTGCAGCGCCCATCACTATCGCAAAGTAAATCTAGTCCGGCAATGGAATCAGGCACACCGTGGCTTCACAAGGGGTGCCGGAGAAAATCAGGTGCACGGCTGTTACCCTGCGTTTTTAATCCATGCCTGTCAATACATTTTCATTCACCGGCACTTGAGGTTCAGCATCATCCGATTCTGTATCCGGAATATATTTTAATAAAATCAATCCATCTCCTATCTGCTCATCTGTAACTAAAAATACAGGTTCATCTTCATTTTGTTCTAATTTTGAACCAATTGCATATACCATATCCATTTCACTAAACGTTTCAATTTCCAGATTGGCATCCAAATTAACTTCACCATCAATTAAGTCCATTCCACAGCTTTCATGGCTGCCCAGGTCCAGGGCTTTATTTATTAAAATCATCGTCGAACTGTTCGCAAATAAATAATTGGCATAACAATGTTCATGCTTATGATGAAAATCCCTTTCAAACTCCGTTAATACATCCATAAACCATTCACGGGTTTCGATGTGAAGACCTTCCTGATTAAATTTTTCGGGCTGGAATTTGTAATAATCCTGCAATACCATATGTTTATTTTTTATTTGGCTGCATTCAGGCAACAAATACAACCGGGTTCGTTATTGTTAGCTTTTGAAATCGCTGTAAAAGGGAGTAAGCTTCCCCACAAAACAGCACTGTTTATTCCATTCTTAAAGCCTTTTTAAATGGCCTTTAAAAAGGCTTTCATTTGAATTTAAAACCATCAGGCATCAGCGTATCGCACAACCTTTGCAACTGTTCAATCACTGCCCGAAGCAGCCATTGCGCTGTCAGAAAAAAACCGGCACACAAAGGGCAATGTCAGGGGCTTTGAGAGGGCAGTCTGTCAGTGTGTCCGGTAAAGGGTTTCAAACCATTTCCTGTCAGGAACACAAAAGCTGAAACGGGCTGCAATCCCTGCCATAGCTCTGAACCCCTTATTGGCTGTACCGCACGGCGCGATTAGTACTTATTTTTGTTCAGGTCTTTTTTATAGTTCCTGAGGATTTTTCCAAATGCTTTGTCTTTTCTTCGTTTCTCCGCAATTGTTGATTCAAAATGAGCTTTCTCTCTTTCCATTTTCAAGTAATTTTCATAGGAAGCCTTGTCTATTTCACCCTTTTCAATGGCTTCAAGAACCAAACAACCCATCTCATTTGTGTGGGTACAATCTTTAAACCTGCAATTTTCCGAAAGTCTGAATATTATATCGAAGGTTGTGGCCAATCCATCAGCTGTATCAACGATGCCAACTTCTCTCATTCCCGGATTGTCAACAAGTATTCCGCCATTTTCAAGCACAATTAATTCTCTGTGACTTGTAACGTGCCTTCCTTTGTTTGTGCTTTGGCTAATTGCATCAGTTTTCATTACAGGCCTTCCTGAAAGATTATTCAACAAGGTAGATTTTCCAACGCCCGAAGAGCCAAGCATACAAAAAGTCTTACCTTTTTCCATGATCAGTTTTAAAGCTTCATATCCTTCCTGTGTTTCATTGCTGATGGCAAAAACTGAAATATTGCCGATTCGTTGAATGATACTATCGATAATTTCATTTTTAGATGGTTCGTTTATCAAATCAGTTTTCGTCAGTACAATTATCGGAACTATTTTAGATGAATAACAAATAGTCAGGTATCTTTCAAGTCTGTTGATATTAAAATCCCTGTCGACAGCTTGAACCAACAGCGCATAATCTATATTTGCCGCAATTATTTGTATTTCTCCAAACTGACTAACGGCTTGTCTGGCAATCATTGAAAACCGTGGCAGTATTTGATGAATAAGCGAAAAATCAGCATCATAAGTTGTCAATGCAACCCAATCTCCTACTGCGGGAAAATCCTCCCGATTTTTCGCCGAAAACCGCAAACTCCCTGTTATCTCGGCTTCATATTCTCCGTTCTCTGTCCTGA
This Lentimicrobiaceae bacterium DNA region includes the following protein-coding sequences:
- a CDS encoding GNAT family N-acetyltransferase — its product is MIETERLILRPLTYEQLIKYAKCDNSLELELRLNKSARSVSAELQEALEQTIIPNVRDKSKNYLYSTIWTAIYKTENRMVGDLCIYGEPNAEGEIEIGYGTYEEFQNQGFMTEMVKGLVDWAYMQPKVKSIMASTDKTNTASFRVLEKNHFVRTGESGNLYHYKLELNR
- the rsgA gene encoding ribosome small subunit-dependent GTPase A; this translates as MKLEDLGYNEKLEKLRIEHKLKDFEIGRVISEHKERYIVRTENGEYEAEITGSLRFSAKNREDFPAVGDWVALTTYDADFSLIHQILPRFSMIARQAVSQFGEIQIIAANIDYALLVQAVDRDFNINRLERYLTICYSSKIVPIIVLTKTDLINEPSKNEIIDSIIQRIGNISVFAISNETQEGYEALKLIMEKGKTFCMLGSSGVGKSTLLNNLSGRPVMKTDAISQSTNKGRHVTSHRELIVLENGGILVDNPGMREVGIVDTADGLATTFDIIFRLSENCRFKDCTHTNEMGCLVLEAIEKGEIDKASYENYLKMEREKAHFESTIAEKRRKDKAFGKILRNYKKDLNKNKY